One stretch of Corallococcus exiguus DNA includes these proteins:
- the pyrE gene encoding orotate phosphoribosyltransferase, which produces MAETLERDRARLLEVLTQRSFERRRVVLSSGKESDFYIDCKRTALLAEGHYLIGRLLLEAIRRDAPSAVAAGGLTLGADPLASAVSLTSFLEGGGQKPLHAFIVRKEPKGHGTGQWIEGLSALSPGAPVAIVEDVVTTGASTIKAIERAKLEGLTVLGAFALVDRLEGGREAVESAGHRLTTLFTRKDFIP; this is translated from the coding sequence ATGGCGGAAACGCTCGAACGCGACCGCGCCCGGCTCCTGGAGGTGCTCACGCAGCGCTCCTTCGAGCGCAGGCGCGTGGTGCTCTCCTCCGGCAAGGAGTCGGACTTCTACATCGACTGCAAGCGCACGGCGCTGCTCGCCGAGGGCCACTACCTCATCGGCCGGCTGCTCCTGGAGGCCATCCGGCGCGACGCTCCGTCGGCGGTGGCCGCGGGCGGGCTGACGCTGGGCGCGGATCCGCTCGCGTCCGCGGTGAGCCTGACCAGCTTCCTGGAGGGCGGCGGCCAGAAGCCCCTGCACGCGTTCATCGTGCGCAAGGAGCCCAAGGGCCACGGCACCGGCCAGTGGATTGAAGGCCTGTCCGCGCTGAGCCCCGGCGCTCCGGTGGCCATCGTGGAGGACGTGGTGACGACGGGCGCGTCCACGATCAAGGCGATTGAGCGCGCGAAGCTGGAGGGCCTGACGGTGCTGGGCGCCTTCGCGCTGGTGGACAGGCTGGAGGGCGGACGCGAGGCCGTGGAGTCCGCCGGCCACCGCCTCACCACGCTGTTCACGCGCAAGGACTTCATCCCGTGA